The segment TTGACGACGCTGGAAGAGTTATCGGTTTACGAATGCTCGAAGATCAAGGGAACGGCATTGGAGCAACTTTCGAAGCTCCCCAACCTCACTTCGCTTCAATTGTATGATCTGAACATTGAGCAGAAAGCGATTTCGAAGATTCATCTGAATACTAAACTGCAATCTCTCTATTTATTCCTCCCACAAGTGGGCGAGCTTCCTTCCGAGCTTGCCGACGGTATCGCCCGGTTGCCGAACCTCACATTTCTGCACCTTCAGGGGATGAGAATAAACGAGAATGTCCCCCTAAAACTTGCCGACATCAATGGTTTAGATGCGATCTCGCTACCCGACAGCCCGATTTCTACTGAATTCCTGCTGCGGGTGATGGAGAAAGGGAGTCGTGCCGAACTGACCCTGTCTGCCAATCATTTGACGTCTGAACAAATTGAAATTCTCAATCGGTTCTATCCAGATGCAGGGCCGGGGACGGGGCCAGATCTCTTTTTTTCAGACCAAGGACCAATTCCTACGAATTTCGATCCACTTCTGGAATTACGACCCGCTCCACGCGACCTGACCTTCTTTCGATTGAAACTGACCAAAAGTCACATCGATTTCATCAAAAAAGTAAACCCAAATGGTCTAGCAATGATGGAAGTGATTCTTCCGGAAGAGGGACTGAGCTGGATTAATGATCTCAGCTCTCTCGGAAAAATTGCTATCAGTACCATGCCCATTTCGAATACGAATTTACGGCAGTTGAACTCGCCCCGTTTCGGGGCGCTACTCTTGTTCGACACTGGGCTGGACGAGTCTTCGGTGGAGGTCATCAAAAAACTCGATCCCATGCCGAAAAGGATACGATTGTTTTACCATGACATCCCACGTCATTCCCGAGAGGAACTGATATACGGGCACCCCAAGTCCAATTTTCACTTCTAAGCCCGGGTGGCTCCCGTCTTGATTCCCGGTCCGATTTCAAGGTACTATACAGCCCCTTCATGGCGGACGTCAGGATGCGTTCTATTTTGGATTGATCAGAGGAGTTTCAGGGATGAGTTCAGGTACACCACAGCCCAGTCGGAATCGGTTGGATTCCATTGGCGAGAGTTCGATCGATCCCGCTCTCTGGGAGGAAACACCGGTTATTGAACCGGAAGAGTTGACCGAGGCCATCGTCAATTCCTGCGAATACTTCTTCGATCAGCAAGCCCCCGCAGGCTATTGGGTGGGAGAATTGCAGGGTGATACAATTCTGGAATCGGAATACGTCCTGCTGCTTACCTATCTCGGCAAAGAAGACTCCCAAGACGTTGAACTGGCCGCGAACTACATCGTCTCTCAACAGACGTCCGAGGG is part of the Polystyrenella longa genome and harbors:
- a CDS encoding leucine-rich repeat domain-containing protein, which codes for MQIPPTISLTTRQIKVLLVVVFLLVIFLFIANEYQKHQRRKHLILFQNEIRTIFSEQRIPEWINSYGLSEWVTETMYHAVTYAKCYSDEEFMEVVELFDLDNLDTMMLSGKKITDNSIRLLNRLPNLKELELFNTSITPSGMQEFTNTRQLSVFRASGAGIDDQFFSDSSRFPVLRKVDIYRENLTDQGFSQLCRLTTLEELSVYECSKIKGTALEQLSKLPNLTSLQLYDLNIEQKAISKIHLNTKLQSLYLFLPQVGELPSELADGIARLPNLTFLHLQGMRINENVPLKLADINGLDAISLPDSPISTEFLLRVMEKGSRAELTLSANHLTSEQIEILNRFYPDAGPGTGPDLFFSDQGPIPTNFDPLLELRPAPRDLTFFRLKLTKSHIDFIKKVNPNGLAMMEVILPEEGLSWINDLSSLGKIAISTMPISNTNLRQLNSPRFGALLLFDTGLDESSVEVIKKLDPMPKRIRLFYHDIPRHSREELIYGHPKSNFHF